A window from Toxoplasma gondii ME49 chromosome IX, whole genome shotgun sequence encodes these proteins:
- a CDS encoding endonuclease/exonuclease/phosphatase family protein (encoded by transcript TGME49_288800), translated as MEGRKREDEASSFERAPADNAGSPGGSPCPNARSSTEQLSTTSGRGSRSCLPRPYRSPGHLFVAMPDGTHRAPSPRSQGSSSSRVTSQGAGRSRPSEKNDDTVAPAVSPPFHRPLSRGSQNLPPGGLGGSGLSQGVSSGSGRQEGPPKGWRPAGGGAAACGASSACIGRGGFRRRQFAQDHPRVDQMFNLDAYNLSDIVDVCDDGYEDSGTDAADEAGAPSPGRRGEGGASSQEGRHVLEDFAADSGAGRDGETGSRPPSLPSSLVAVAAALENRQTRTPRSPGDLRRSTAAVGRMEGSVPFRPFSAMPTESESLGALLREPQWHKHAGASTHWGGAGKHIFQATPSGASASNKLKSVHFVYEQMQKEKTEVRAKVRPTAQSDNSLKGVEPIRIFCGTWNSEYQDFPQGTMTPNISPEALAAPSVLPAHLPERVVEELLDDEDAWATGDVDAFDQYGKHRNDGESERKVGKSAWLSTPGTHAPSDSRMVERKSLLRASTLKLKAVKDGEQPLSDWVLPGYDVYVITLQETISDSIFHAIMTYLCDVNGRPYVRMRAAEDKISGLGDGAWTQFKSTSIAAWARADLLRPKGPIEFLSSKAIPLSFFNGSKGAVSLLMRIWDQFVCFLGCHMPATATEDRIKARTWILERLCELYSGVPRTTLDGVFHHVLWMGDFNFRTRNISAAKAVELLDSGDLKALFQYDECVGPHGEDLRKQGFHESPVTFPPTYKKVDGRPPVDFTDAHWAAKEYQTKFTVKWYKGGRQEDRNPSWTDRVFKWSIPEVASLLRLEEENYFAAMPTRPNSFLNASDHSPVGTGLVMYPLDFNYALPSVMNIENPDPSAS; from the exons ATGGAAGGCCGCAAGCGCGAGGATGAGGCCTCGTCTTTCGAGAGGGCACCAGCAGACAACGCTGGCTCGCCAGGCGGCAGTCCATGTCCGAATGCCCGCAGCTCCACAGAGCAGCTCAGTACGACTTCTGGCCGTGGCAGCAGGTCCTGTCTGCCGCGGCCGTATCGCTCTCCAGGTCACTTGTTTGTTGCGATGCCTGACGGGACCCACAGGGCGCCTTCTCCCCGTTCCCAGGGCTCCAGCAGCTCCAGAGTCACAAGCCAAGGGGCGGGAAGAAGTCGAccaagcgagaagaacgacgacACGGTTGCGCCTGCTGTCAGTCCTCCGTTTCAccgccctctgtctcgtgGCTCGCAGAACCTCCCTCCAGGCGGTTTGGGGGGTTCCGGACTTTCGCAGGGTGTCTCTTCGGGATCcgggagacaggagggaCCTCCAAAAGGTTGGAGACCGGCGGGGGGAGgagccgctgcatgcggcgcaTCTTCTGCGTGCATCGGTCGAGGGGGGTTTCGGCGCCGGCAGTTCGCACAGGATCACCCGAGAGTAGATCAAATGTTTAACCTAGATGCGTACAACCTCTCGGATATCGTGGACGTCTGCGACGATGGATACGAAGATTCGGGGACGGATGCCGCAGACGAGGCGGGTGCACCGTCGCCAGGGCGTCGAGGCGAGGGCGGCGCGAGTTCCCAGGAAGGTAGACATGTCTTGGAGGATTTCGCAGCTGATTCGGGGGCAGGTAGGGACGGCGAGACAGGCTCTCGGCCACCCTcgcttccctcgtctctcgttGCTGTCGCCGCAGCGCTCGAGAATCGACAAACGCGAACCCCCCGCTCACCGGGGGATCTAAGGCGAAGCACGGCCGCCGTTGGGAGGATGGAAGGAAGCGTCCCCTTCAGACCCTTTTCGGCAATGCCGACGGAAAGCGAGTCACTGGGAGCGCTGCTCAGAGAGCCGCAGTGGCACAAACACGCTGGTGCCTCGACGCACTGGGGAGGAGCCGGAAAACACATTTTTCAGGCGACCCCCAGCGGTGCAAGCGCGTCGAACAAGTTAAAAAGCGTCCACTTCGTTTACGAACAGAtgcaaaaagaaaagacagaggtTCGAGCCAAAGTGAGGCCAACCGCCCAGAGCGACAACAGCTTAAAGGGTGTGGAACCGATTCGGATTTTCTGCGGGACCTG GAACTCAGAGTACCAAGATTTCCCACAGGGAACGATGACGCCCAACATCAGTCCAGAGGCCCTCGCGGCCCCCAGTGTGTTGCCAGCGCATCTTCCGGAGCGCGTCGTGGAAGAGCTGctggacgacgaagacgcctgGGCGACTGGAGACGTGGACGCCTTCGATCAATATGGAAAGCATCGAAACGACGGAGAAAGTGAACGGAAAGTTGGAAAGAGTGCCTGGCTCTCGACGCCTGGGACGCATGCACCTAGCGACAGTCGCATGGTCGAAAGGAAAAGTCTCTTGCGCGCCAGCACGCTGAAGCTGAAGGCAGTCAAAGACGGGGAACAGCCTCTCAGCGACTGGGTGCTTCCGGGATACGATGTTTACGTCATCACCCTCCAAGAAACAATCT CTGACAGCATTTTCCACGCCATCATGACCTACCTGTGCGACGTAAATGGCCGGCCGTATGTCCGCATGCGCGCCGCGGAAGATAAAATTTCTGGCCTTGGGGACGGCGCCTGGACGCAATTCAAAAGCACGA GTATCGCAGCTTGGGCTCGTGCCGATTTGCTCCGTCCGAAGGGTCCCATCGAATTCCTCTCCTCCAAGGCGATTCCGTTGA GTTTCTTCAACGGATCAAAGGGAgctgtctccctcctcaTGAGAATCTGGGACCAgttcgtctgctttctcggCTGTCACATGCCCGCAACGGCAACGGAG GACCGTATCAAGGCGCGGACGTGGATCCTCGAGAGGCTCTGCGAGCTGTACAGCGGTGTGCCTCGAACGACGTTAGATGGCGTCTTCCATCACGTCTTATGGATGGGAGATTTCAATTTTCGCACTCGAAACATTTCAGCAGCCAAAGCTG TGGAACTCCTGGATTCGGGAGACCTGAAGGCTCTTTTCCAGTACGATGAGTGCGTTGGCCCGCACGGCGAGGACCTCCGGAAACAA GGATTCCACGAGAGTCCAGTGACCTTCCCTCCAACGTACAAGAAAGTTGACGGCCGCCCGCCTGTCGATTTTACCGACGCCCACTGGGCCGCGAAAGAGTACCAGACGAAATTCACTGTGAAGTGGTACAAGGGTGGACGTCAGGAGGATCGCAATCCATCG TGGACAGACCGAGTCTTCAAATGGTCTATTCCGGAAGTAgcgtcgcttctccgtctggaagaagagaattATTTCGCTGCAATGCCGACGCGACCAA ATAGTTTCTTGAATGCGAGCGATCACAGCCCTGTAGGGACAGGGCTTGTTATGTACCCTCTGGATTTCAATTACGCCCTGCCGTCCGTGATGAACATTGAGAATCCGGACCCAAGTGCCAGCTG A